Proteins from a single region of Macaca fascicularis isolate 582-1 chromosome 5, T2T-MFA8v1.1:
- the PRDM8 gene encoding PR domain zinc finger protein 8 isoform X2 — MAALRGRSYSFRGTGHGDCLIGGKILPWPPGTAVTRLSKPPYSTEFQRRVSKLGEDQTNMEKPKRRQHQHLLTWKYTDTIGKKKHSIASSGFQVALFGRVYTDLIPVMEDTGIQRGIWDGDAKAVQQCLTDIFTSVYTTCDIPENAIFGPCVLSHTSLYDSIAFIALKSTDKRTVPYIFRVDTSAANGSSEGLMWLRLVQSARDKEEQNLEAYIKNGQLFYRSLRRIAKDEELLVWYGKELTELLLLCPSRSHNKMNGSSPYTCLECSQRFQFEFPYVAHLRFRCPKRLHSADVSPQDEQGGGVGTKDHGGGGGGGGKDQQQQQEAPLGPGPKFCKAGPLHHYPTPSPESSNPPAAAGGSSAKPSTDFHNLARELENSRGGSSCSPAQSLSSGSGSGGGGGHQEAELSPDGIATGGGKGKRKFPEEAAEGGGGAGLVGSRGRFAERPLPASKEDLVCTPQQYRASGSYFGLEENGRLFAPPSPETGEAKRSAFVEVKKATRAAGLQEEGTADGGGVASEDQDAGGGGGGSSTPAAASPVGAEKLLAPRPGGPLPSRLEGSSPARGSAFTSVPQLGSAGSTGGGGGTGAGAAGGAGGGQGAPSDERKSAFSQPARSFSQLSPLVLGQKLGALEPCHPADGVGPTRLYPAAADPLAVKLQGAADLNGGCGSLPSGGGGLPKQSPFLYATAFWPKSSAAAAAAAAAAAAGPLQLQLPSALTLLPPSFTSLCLPAQNWCAKCNASFRMTSDLVYHMRSHHKKEYAMEPLVKRRREEKLKCPICNESFRERHHLSRHMTSHN, encoded by the exons ATGGCAGCTCTCAGAGGTAGAAGTTATTCTTTTCGAGGGACAGGGCACGGCGACTGTTTGATTGGGGG GAAAATCCTCCCCTGGCCTCCTGGGACTGCAGTCACCAGGCTGTCCAAGCCTCCATACTCCACTGAGTTCCAGAGAAGGGTCTCAAAGCTGGGAGAGGATCAAACTAACATG GAAAAGCCTAAAAGACGGCAACACCAACACCTCTTGACATGGAAATACACTGATACAATAGGCAAAAAGAAACACTCGATTGCATCTTCCGGGTTCCAGGTGGCCTTATTTGGTAGAGTCTATACTGACCTTATTCCTG TGATGGAGGATACAGGCATCCAGCGAGGCATCTGGGATGGAGATGCCAAGGCTGTCCAACAATGTCTGACAGATATTTTTACCAGCGTTTACACCACCTGCGACATCCCTGAGAATGCTATATTTGGTCCCTGTGTCCTGAGCCATACTTCCCTATATGACAGCATAGCTTTCATAGCTCTCAAGTCTACTGACAAGAGAACAGTACCTTATATCTTTCGG GTAGACACCTCAGCAGCAAATGGTTCCTCAGAAGGTCTCATGTGGCTGCGGTTGGTCCAGTCGGCCAGAGATAAGGAAGAGCAGAACCTTGAAGCCTATATAAAAAACGGACAGCTGTTTTACCGCTCTCTTCGCAGGATTGCCAAAGACGAGGAGTTACTAGTTTGGTACGGGAAAGAACTGACTGAGTTACTCTTGCTCTGCCCCTCTAGATCCCACAACAAAATGAATG GGTCGTCCCCTTACACATGCCTGGAATGCAGCCAACGTTTCCAGTTTGAGTTCCCCTATGTGGCGCATCTGCGTTTCCGCTGCCCCAAGAGACTTCACAGCGCTGATGTAAGTCCCCAAGACGAGCAAGGCGGCGGCGTGGGCACCAAGGACcacgggggcggcggcggcggcggtggcaaagaccagcagcagcagcaggaggcacCTTTAGGCCCGGGTCCCAAGTTTTGCAAAGCCGGTCCCCTCCACCACTACCCAACCCCCTCCCCCGAAAGCAGCAACCCACCCGCTGCCGCCGGCGGCAGCAGCGCGAAACCATCCACAGACTTCCACAACCTGGCCAGGGAGCTGGAAAACTCCCGGGGAGGCAGCAGCTGCTCCCCAGCCCAGAGCCTCAGCAGTGGtagcggcagcggcggcggcggcggccaccaggaggcggagctgagTCCCGACGGCATCGCCACGGGCGGCGGCAAAGGAAAGAGGAAATTCCCGGAGGAGGCGGCGGAGGGCGGCGGTGGCGCGGGTCTGGTAGGCAGCCGGGGCCGCTTCGCAGAGCGGCCCCTCCCGGCCTCCAAGGAGGATCTGGTGTGCACACCGCAGCAGTACCGAGCTTCGGGCAGCTACTTCGGCCTGGAAGAGAACGGCCGCCTCTTCGCGCCGCCCAGTCCCGAGACGGGCGAGGCGAAGCGCAGCGCCTTCGTGGAGGTGAAGAAGGCGACCCGCGCGGCCGGCCTGCAGGAGGAGGGGACCGCCGACGGCGGGGGCGTCGCCTCCGAGGACCAGGAcgctggcggcggcggcggcggctcctcCACACCCGCGGCCGCGTCGCCGGTAGGCGCCGAGAAGCTGCTGGCTCCGCGGCCCGGGGGCCCGCTGCCCAGCCGGCTCGAGGGCAGCAGTCCTGCGAGGGGCAGCGCCTTCACTTCGGTGCCGCAGCTGGGCAGCGCGGGCAGCACGGGCGGTGGGGGCGGCACGGGCGCCGGGGCCGCGGGCGGCGCGGGCGGGGGCCAGGGCGCCCCGTCGGACGAGCGCAAAAGCGCCTTCTCACAGCCAGCACGCTCCTTCTCGCAGCTGTCCCCGCTGGTGCTGGGCCAGAAGCTGGGCGCGCTCGAGCCATGCCACCCCGCCGACGGCGTGGGCCCCACCAGACTCTACCCCGCCGCCGCGGACCCTCTAGCGGTGAAGCTCCAGGGGGCCGCGGACCTGAACGGAGGTTGCGGGTCCCTGCCTAGCGGCGGCGGGGGCCTACCTAAGCAGAGCCCCTTCCTGTACGCCACCGCGTTCTGGCCCAAGAGTTCCGCTGCCGCTGCAGCCGCAGCTGctgcggcggccgcggggcctttgcagctgcagctgccctcGGCGCTCACGCTGCTGCCGCCCTCCTTCACCTCGCTGTGTCTGCCGGCGCAGAACTGGTGTGCCAAGTGCAACGCCTCCTTCCGCATGACCTCCGACCTGGTGTACCACATGAGGTCGCACCACAAAAAGGAGTATGCGATGGAGCCCTTGGTGAAGCGTCGGCGAGAGGAGAAACTCAAGTGCCCCATCTGCAATGAGTCCTTCAGGGAGCGCCACCACCTCTCCAGGCACATGACCTCGCATAATTGA
- the PRDM8 gene encoding PR domain zinc finger protein 8 isoform X1 codes for MAALRGRSYSFRGTGHGDCLIGGKILPWPPGTAVTRLSKPPYSTEFQRRVSKLGEDQTNMEKPKRRQHQHLLTWKYTDTIGKKKHSIASSGFQVALFGRVYTDLIPVMEDTGIQRGIWDGDAKAVQQCLTDIFTSVYTTCDIPENAIFGPCVLSHTSLYDSIAFIALKSTDKRTVPYIFRVDTSAANGSSEGLMWLRLVQSARDKEEQNLEAYIKNGQLFYRSLRRIAKDEELLVWYGKELTELLLLCPSRSHNKMNAGSSPYTCLECSQRFQFEFPYVAHLRFRCPKRLHSADVSPQDEQGGGVGTKDHGGGGGGGGKDQQQQQEAPLGPGPKFCKAGPLHHYPTPSPESSNPPAAAGGSSAKPSTDFHNLARELENSRGGSSCSPAQSLSSGSGSGGGGGHQEAELSPDGIATGGGKGKRKFPEEAAEGGGGAGLVGSRGRFAERPLPASKEDLVCTPQQYRASGSYFGLEENGRLFAPPSPETGEAKRSAFVEVKKATRAAGLQEEGTADGGGVASEDQDAGGGGGGSSTPAAASPVGAEKLLAPRPGGPLPSRLEGSSPARGSAFTSVPQLGSAGSTGGGGGTGAGAAGGAGGGQGAPSDERKSAFSQPARSFSQLSPLVLGQKLGALEPCHPADGVGPTRLYPAAADPLAVKLQGAADLNGGCGSLPSGGGGLPKQSPFLYATAFWPKSSAAAAAAAAAAAAGPLQLQLPSALTLLPPSFTSLCLPAQNWCAKCNASFRMTSDLVYHMRSHHKKEYAMEPLVKRRREEKLKCPICNESFRERHHLSRHMTSHN; via the exons ATGGCAGCTCTCAGAGGTAGAAGTTATTCTTTTCGAGGGACAGGGCACGGCGACTGTTTGATTGGGGG GAAAATCCTCCCCTGGCCTCCTGGGACTGCAGTCACCAGGCTGTCCAAGCCTCCATACTCCACTGAGTTCCAGAGAAGGGTCTCAAAGCTGGGAGAGGATCAAACTAACATG GAAAAGCCTAAAAGACGGCAACACCAACACCTCTTGACATGGAAATACACTGATACAATAGGCAAAAAGAAACACTCGATTGCATCTTCCGGGTTCCAGGTGGCCTTATTTGGTAGAGTCTATACTGACCTTATTCCTG TGATGGAGGATACAGGCATCCAGCGAGGCATCTGGGATGGAGATGCCAAGGCTGTCCAACAATGTCTGACAGATATTTTTACCAGCGTTTACACCACCTGCGACATCCCTGAGAATGCTATATTTGGTCCCTGTGTCCTGAGCCATACTTCCCTATATGACAGCATAGCTTTCATAGCTCTCAAGTCTACTGACAAGAGAACAGTACCTTATATCTTTCGG GTAGACACCTCAGCAGCAAATGGTTCCTCAGAAGGTCTCATGTGGCTGCGGTTGGTCCAGTCGGCCAGAGATAAGGAAGAGCAGAACCTTGAAGCCTATATAAAAAACGGACAGCTGTTTTACCGCTCTCTTCGCAGGATTGCCAAAGACGAGGAGTTACTAGTTTGGTACGGGAAAGAACTGACTGAGTTACTCTTGCTCTGCCCCTCTAGATCCCACAACAAAATGAATG CAGGGTCGTCCCCTTACACATGCCTGGAATGCAGCCAACGTTTCCAGTTTGAGTTCCCCTATGTGGCGCATCTGCGTTTCCGCTGCCCCAAGAGACTTCACAGCGCTGATGTAAGTCCCCAAGACGAGCAAGGCGGCGGCGTGGGCACCAAGGACcacgggggcggcggcggcggcggtggcaaagaccagcagcagcagcaggaggcacCTTTAGGCCCGGGTCCCAAGTTTTGCAAAGCCGGTCCCCTCCACCACTACCCAACCCCCTCCCCCGAAAGCAGCAACCCACCCGCTGCCGCCGGCGGCAGCAGCGCGAAACCATCCACAGACTTCCACAACCTGGCCAGGGAGCTGGAAAACTCCCGGGGAGGCAGCAGCTGCTCCCCAGCCCAGAGCCTCAGCAGTGGtagcggcagcggcggcggcggcggccaccaggaggcggagctgagTCCCGACGGCATCGCCACGGGCGGCGGCAAAGGAAAGAGGAAATTCCCGGAGGAGGCGGCGGAGGGCGGCGGTGGCGCGGGTCTGGTAGGCAGCCGGGGCCGCTTCGCAGAGCGGCCCCTCCCGGCCTCCAAGGAGGATCTGGTGTGCACACCGCAGCAGTACCGAGCTTCGGGCAGCTACTTCGGCCTGGAAGAGAACGGCCGCCTCTTCGCGCCGCCCAGTCCCGAGACGGGCGAGGCGAAGCGCAGCGCCTTCGTGGAGGTGAAGAAGGCGACCCGCGCGGCCGGCCTGCAGGAGGAGGGGACCGCCGACGGCGGGGGCGTCGCCTCCGAGGACCAGGAcgctggcggcggcggcggcggctcctcCACACCCGCGGCCGCGTCGCCGGTAGGCGCCGAGAAGCTGCTGGCTCCGCGGCCCGGGGGCCCGCTGCCCAGCCGGCTCGAGGGCAGCAGTCCTGCGAGGGGCAGCGCCTTCACTTCGGTGCCGCAGCTGGGCAGCGCGGGCAGCACGGGCGGTGGGGGCGGCACGGGCGCCGGGGCCGCGGGCGGCGCGGGCGGGGGCCAGGGCGCCCCGTCGGACGAGCGCAAAAGCGCCTTCTCACAGCCAGCACGCTCCTTCTCGCAGCTGTCCCCGCTGGTGCTGGGCCAGAAGCTGGGCGCGCTCGAGCCATGCCACCCCGCCGACGGCGTGGGCCCCACCAGACTCTACCCCGCCGCCGCGGACCCTCTAGCGGTGAAGCTCCAGGGGGCCGCGGACCTGAACGGAGGTTGCGGGTCCCTGCCTAGCGGCGGCGGGGGCCTACCTAAGCAGAGCCCCTTCCTGTACGCCACCGCGTTCTGGCCCAAGAGTTCCGCTGCCGCTGCAGCCGCAGCTGctgcggcggccgcggggcctttgcagctgcagctgccctcGGCGCTCACGCTGCTGCCGCCCTCCTTCACCTCGCTGTGTCTGCCGGCGCAGAACTGGTGTGCCAAGTGCAACGCCTCCTTCCGCATGACCTCCGACCTGGTGTACCACATGAGGTCGCACCACAAAAAGGAGTATGCGATGGAGCCCTTGGTGAAGCGTCGGCGAGAGGAGAAACTCAAGTGCCCCATCTGCAATGAGTCCTTCAGGGAGCGCCACCACCTCTCCAGGCACATGACCTCGCATAATTGA
- the PRDM8 gene encoding PR domain zinc finger protein 8 isoform X5, with product MKILPWPPGTAVTRLSKPPYSTEFQRRVSKLGEDQTNMEKPKRRQHQHLLTWKYTDTIGKKKHSIASSGFQVALFGRVYTDLIPVMEDTGIQRGIWDGDAKAVQQCLTDIFTSVYTTCDIPENAIFGPCVLSHTSLYDSIAFIALKSTDKRTVPYIFRVDTSAANGSSEGLMWLRLVQSARDKEEQNLEAYIKNGQLFYRSLRRIAKDEELLVWYGKELTELLLLCPSRSHNKMNAGSSPYTCLECSQRFQFEFPYVAHLRFRCPKRLHSADVSPQDEQGGGVGTKDHGGGGGGGGKDQQQQQEAPLGPGPKFCKAGPLHHYPTPSPESSNPPAAAGGSSAKPSTDFHNLARELENSRGGSSCSPAQSLSSGSGSGGGGGHQEAELSPDGIATGGGKGKRKFPEEAAEGGGGAGLVGSRGRFAERPLPASKEDLVCTPQQYRASGSYFGLEENGRLFAPPSPETGEAKRSAFVEVKKATRAAGLQEEGTADGGGVASEDQDAGGGGGGSSTPAAASPVGAEKLLAPRPGGPLPSRLEGSSPARGSAFTSVPQLGSAGSTGGGGGTGAGAAGGAGGGQGAPSDERKSAFSQPARSFSQLSPLVLGQKLGALEPCHPADGVGPTRLYPAAADPLAVKLQGAADLNGGCGSLPSGGGGLPKQSPFLYATAFWPKSSAAAAAAAAAAAAGPLQLQLPSALTLLPPSFTSLCLPAQNWCAKCNASFRMTSDLVYHMRSHHKKEYAMEPLVKRRREEKLKCPICNESFRERHHLSRHMTSHN from the exons AT GAAAATCCTCCCCTGGCCTCCTGGGACTGCAGTCACCAGGCTGTCCAAGCCTCCATACTCCACTGAGTTCCAGAGAAGGGTCTCAAAGCTGGGAGAGGATCAAACTAACATG GAAAAGCCTAAAAGACGGCAACACCAACACCTCTTGACATGGAAATACACTGATACAATAGGCAAAAAGAAACACTCGATTGCATCTTCCGGGTTCCAGGTGGCCTTATTTGGTAGAGTCTATACTGACCTTATTCCTG TGATGGAGGATACAGGCATCCAGCGAGGCATCTGGGATGGAGATGCCAAGGCTGTCCAACAATGTCTGACAGATATTTTTACCAGCGTTTACACCACCTGCGACATCCCTGAGAATGCTATATTTGGTCCCTGTGTCCTGAGCCATACTTCCCTATATGACAGCATAGCTTTCATAGCTCTCAAGTCTACTGACAAGAGAACAGTACCTTATATCTTTCGG GTAGACACCTCAGCAGCAAATGGTTCCTCAGAAGGTCTCATGTGGCTGCGGTTGGTCCAGTCGGCCAGAGATAAGGAAGAGCAGAACCTTGAAGCCTATATAAAAAACGGACAGCTGTTTTACCGCTCTCTTCGCAGGATTGCCAAAGACGAGGAGTTACTAGTTTGGTACGGGAAAGAACTGACTGAGTTACTCTTGCTCTGCCCCTCTAGATCCCACAACAAAATGAATG CAGGGTCGTCCCCTTACACATGCCTGGAATGCAGCCAACGTTTCCAGTTTGAGTTCCCCTATGTGGCGCATCTGCGTTTCCGCTGCCCCAAGAGACTTCACAGCGCTGATGTAAGTCCCCAAGACGAGCAAGGCGGCGGCGTGGGCACCAAGGACcacgggggcggcggcggcggcggtggcaaagaccagcagcagcagcaggaggcacCTTTAGGCCCGGGTCCCAAGTTTTGCAAAGCCGGTCCCCTCCACCACTACCCAACCCCCTCCCCCGAAAGCAGCAACCCACCCGCTGCCGCCGGCGGCAGCAGCGCGAAACCATCCACAGACTTCCACAACCTGGCCAGGGAGCTGGAAAACTCCCGGGGAGGCAGCAGCTGCTCCCCAGCCCAGAGCCTCAGCAGTGGtagcggcagcggcggcggcggcggccaccaggaggcggagctgagTCCCGACGGCATCGCCACGGGCGGCGGCAAAGGAAAGAGGAAATTCCCGGAGGAGGCGGCGGAGGGCGGCGGTGGCGCGGGTCTGGTAGGCAGCCGGGGCCGCTTCGCAGAGCGGCCCCTCCCGGCCTCCAAGGAGGATCTGGTGTGCACACCGCAGCAGTACCGAGCTTCGGGCAGCTACTTCGGCCTGGAAGAGAACGGCCGCCTCTTCGCGCCGCCCAGTCCCGAGACGGGCGAGGCGAAGCGCAGCGCCTTCGTGGAGGTGAAGAAGGCGACCCGCGCGGCCGGCCTGCAGGAGGAGGGGACCGCCGACGGCGGGGGCGTCGCCTCCGAGGACCAGGAcgctggcggcggcggcggcggctcctcCACACCCGCGGCCGCGTCGCCGGTAGGCGCCGAGAAGCTGCTGGCTCCGCGGCCCGGGGGCCCGCTGCCCAGCCGGCTCGAGGGCAGCAGTCCTGCGAGGGGCAGCGCCTTCACTTCGGTGCCGCAGCTGGGCAGCGCGGGCAGCACGGGCGGTGGGGGCGGCACGGGCGCCGGGGCCGCGGGCGGCGCGGGCGGGGGCCAGGGCGCCCCGTCGGACGAGCGCAAAAGCGCCTTCTCACAGCCAGCACGCTCCTTCTCGCAGCTGTCCCCGCTGGTGCTGGGCCAGAAGCTGGGCGCGCTCGAGCCATGCCACCCCGCCGACGGCGTGGGCCCCACCAGACTCTACCCCGCCGCCGCGGACCCTCTAGCGGTGAAGCTCCAGGGGGCCGCGGACCTGAACGGAGGTTGCGGGTCCCTGCCTAGCGGCGGCGGGGGCCTACCTAAGCAGAGCCCCTTCCTGTACGCCACCGCGTTCTGGCCCAAGAGTTCCGCTGCCGCTGCAGCCGCAGCTGctgcggcggccgcggggcctttgcagctgcagctgccctcGGCGCTCACGCTGCTGCCGCCCTCCTTCACCTCGCTGTGTCTGCCGGCGCAGAACTGGTGTGCCAAGTGCAACGCCTCCTTCCGCATGACCTCCGACCTGGTGTACCACATGAGGTCGCACCACAAAAAGGAGTATGCGATGGAGCCCTTGGTGAAGCGTCGGCGAGAGGAGAAACTCAAGTGCCCCATCTGCAATGAGTCCTTCAGGGAGCGCCACCACCTCTCCAGGCACATGACCTCGCATAATTGA
- the PRDM8 gene encoding PR domain zinc finger protein 8 isoform X3: protein MEDTGIQRGIWDGDAKAVQQCLTDIFTSVYTTCDIPENAIFGPCVLSHTSLYDSIAFIALKSTDKRTVPYIFRVDTSAANGSSEGLMWLRLVQSARDKEEQNLEAYIKNGQLFYRSLRRIAKDEELLVWYGKELTELLLLCPSRSHNKMNAGSSPYTCLECSQRFQFEFPYVAHLRFRCPKRLHSADVSPQDEQGGGVGTKDHGGGGGGGGKDQQQQQEAPLGPGPKFCKAGPLHHYPTPSPESSNPPAAAGGSSAKPSTDFHNLARELENSRGGSSCSPAQSLSSGSGSGGGGGHQEAELSPDGIATGGGKGKRKFPEEAAEGGGGAGLVGSRGRFAERPLPASKEDLVCTPQQYRASGSYFGLEENGRLFAPPSPETGEAKRSAFVEVKKATRAAGLQEEGTADGGGVASEDQDAGGGGGGSSTPAAASPVGAEKLLAPRPGGPLPSRLEGSSPARGSAFTSVPQLGSAGSTGGGGGTGAGAAGGAGGGQGAPSDERKSAFSQPARSFSQLSPLVLGQKLGALEPCHPADGVGPTRLYPAAADPLAVKLQGAADLNGGCGSLPSGGGGLPKQSPFLYATAFWPKSSAAAAAAAAAAAAGPLQLQLPSALTLLPPSFTSLCLPAQNWCAKCNASFRMTSDLVYHMRSHHKKEYAMEPLVKRRREEKLKCPICNESFRERHHLSRHMTSHN, encoded by the exons ATGGAGGATACAGGCATCCAGCGAGGCATCTGGGATGGAGATGCCAAGGCTGTCCAACAATGTCTGACAGATATTTTTACCAGCGTTTACACCACCTGCGACATCCCTGAGAATGCTATATTTGGTCCCTGTGTCCTGAGCCATACTTCCCTATATGACAGCATAGCTTTCATAGCTCTCAAGTCTACTGACAAGAGAACAGTACCTTATATCTTTCGG GTAGACACCTCAGCAGCAAATGGTTCCTCAGAAGGTCTCATGTGGCTGCGGTTGGTCCAGTCGGCCAGAGATAAGGAAGAGCAGAACCTTGAAGCCTATATAAAAAACGGACAGCTGTTTTACCGCTCTCTTCGCAGGATTGCCAAAGACGAGGAGTTACTAGTTTGGTACGGGAAAGAACTGACTGAGTTACTCTTGCTCTGCCCCTCTAGATCCCACAACAAAATGAATG CAGGGTCGTCCCCTTACACATGCCTGGAATGCAGCCAACGTTTCCAGTTTGAGTTCCCCTATGTGGCGCATCTGCGTTTCCGCTGCCCCAAGAGACTTCACAGCGCTGATGTAAGTCCCCAAGACGAGCAAGGCGGCGGCGTGGGCACCAAGGACcacgggggcggcggcggcggcggtggcaaagaccagcagcagcagcaggaggcacCTTTAGGCCCGGGTCCCAAGTTTTGCAAAGCCGGTCCCCTCCACCACTACCCAACCCCCTCCCCCGAAAGCAGCAACCCACCCGCTGCCGCCGGCGGCAGCAGCGCGAAACCATCCACAGACTTCCACAACCTGGCCAGGGAGCTGGAAAACTCCCGGGGAGGCAGCAGCTGCTCCCCAGCCCAGAGCCTCAGCAGTGGtagcggcagcggcggcggcggcggccaccaggaggcggagctgagTCCCGACGGCATCGCCACGGGCGGCGGCAAAGGAAAGAGGAAATTCCCGGAGGAGGCGGCGGAGGGCGGCGGTGGCGCGGGTCTGGTAGGCAGCCGGGGCCGCTTCGCAGAGCGGCCCCTCCCGGCCTCCAAGGAGGATCTGGTGTGCACACCGCAGCAGTACCGAGCTTCGGGCAGCTACTTCGGCCTGGAAGAGAACGGCCGCCTCTTCGCGCCGCCCAGTCCCGAGACGGGCGAGGCGAAGCGCAGCGCCTTCGTGGAGGTGAAGAAGGCGACCCGCGCGGCCGGCCTGCAGGAGGAGGGGACCGCCGACGGCGGGGGCGTCGCCTCCGAGGACCAGGAcgctggcggcggcggcggcggctcctcCACACCCGCGGCCGCGTCGCCGGTAGGCGCCGAGAAGCTGCTGGCTCCGCGGCCCGGGGGCCCGCTGCCCAGCCGGCTCGAGGGCAGCAGTCCTGCGAGGGGCAGCGCCTTCACTTCGGTGCCGCAGCTGGGCAGCGCGGGCAGCACGGGCGGTGGGGGCGGCACGGGCGCCGGGGCCGCGGGCGGCGCGGGCGGGGGCCAGGGCGCCCCGTCGGACGAGCGCAAAAGCGCCTTCTCACAGCCAGCACGCTCCTTCTCGCAGCTGTCCCCGCTGGTGCTGGGCCAGAAGCTGGGCGCGCTCGAGCCATGCCACCCCGCCGACGGCGTGGGCCCCACCAGACTCTACCCCGCCGCCGCGGACCCTCTAGCGGTGAAGCTCCAGGGGGCCGCGGACCTGAACGGAGGTTGCGGGTCCCTGCCTAGCGGCGGCGGGGGCCTACCTAAGCAGAGCCCCTTCCTGTACGCCACCGCGTTCTGGCCCAAGAGTTCCGCTGCCGCTGCAGCCGCAGCTGctgcggcggccgcggggcctttgcagctgcagctgccctcGGCGCTCACGCTGCTGCCGCCCTCCTTCACCTCGCTGTGTCTGCCGGCGCAGAACTGGTGTGCCAAGTGCAACGCCTCCTTCCGCATGACCTCCGACCTGGTGTACCACATGAGGTCGCACCACAAAAAGGAGTATGCGATGGAGCCCTTGGTGAAGCGTCGGCGAGAGGAGAAACTCAAGTGCCCCATCTGCAATGAGTCCTTCAGGGAGCGCCACCACCTCTCCAGGCACATGACCTCGCATAATTGA